The genome window CATCAATCCGTCAAAGTTTAAATCCAGAGCGGTTTGAGACACTTCAAGAATCATATCTCTTTTTCCGGTAATATGTGAGGGATCACAAATCAATGGAATATCTGGATATTGGGTCTGGAAATCAACAGCAATTTGCCATTCTGGATTGTTGCGGTATTTAGACTTGCTGTAAGTAGAAAAACCTCTATGAATCACCCCTAACCTTTTAATGTTAGCTGTGTGTAGACGTTCTACAGCGCCTATCCACAAAGCCAAATCAGGATTTACCGGGTTTTTTACCAGCACCACCTTATCCGTTCCTTTTAACGCATCGGCAATTTCTTGAACGATAAATGGACTAACGGTAGATCGAGCACCTATCCATAAAAGATCGATGTCGTGTTCTAATGCTAACTCTACGTGAGCTCGGTTAGCTACTTCAGTCGCTGTTAAAAGACCTGTTTCTGCTTTGGCTTTTTGCAACCATTTAAGGCCTATCGCTCCTACTCCTTCAAAGTTTCCTGGGCGTGTTCTAGGTTTCCATATTCCTGCACGCAAGTAAGTCACGTCCGTATCTTTTAATTCATGTGCAATTTTAAGCACTTGGTCTTCTGTTTCTGCGCTGCATGGTCCAGCTATAACTATGGGGTGCTCCAGTTGGTGCGCGTCTAACCAGTTTCTGAATTCCTTCTTATTTTCCATTTTCTATTCCTTTCAGTATCGTTTTAATTCTATTTGTTTGTTCCATATCATTAAATATGGCCTTGTGATCGTTGTTTTTGACGCTTTCGCGAAAGCGAGACAAATTCTCAATATATCCATCCAGACTGGCCAAAACATGCTCTTTATTCTGTGCAAATATAGGCGTCCACATAGCCGGCGAACTCTTTGCCAGCCTTACGGTACTTTCAAAACCGCTACCGGCGAGATCAAAAATATCTCGTTCATTTTTTTCTTCTTGTATCACGGTCTTTCCCAGCATAAAACTAGATATATGTGATAAATGAGATACGTAAGCAATATGCCGGTCGTGAGCCCCTGGAGTCATGTACCGCACTCGCATTCCCAGTTGATCAAAGACCAGCTTTGCAATTTCTTGCAATTTAAAAGACGTTTTCTCTACCTCACATACAATTATGGTTTTCTTGACAAATAAATTAGATATTGCCGCGTCAGGTCCAGAAAATTCGGTTCCCGCAATAGGATGTGCTGCTAGAAATTGTCTTCTATTTTTATGAGTTGCTACTCCGTCACAAATGGCTTCTTTAGTAGAACCTACATCAATAACCAAGGCGTGTTCAGGAATTACATCCAGCACCTGAGGCAAAACTTTTAAAGTCGCATCTACCGGAATAGAGACGATGACCAGGTCTGCAATTTTTAGATCTTCCAGTGTTGCGACCTGATCGATAATCTTATTTTCTTTTGCTTTTTGGAGGTGTAGTTCCACTTTATCAATGCCGTACAAAACAGCCTCTGGGTAATGCCTACGCAAATCCTTAAGCATCGAGCCACCTATCAATCCAGTTCCTATTAGAAAGATGTTTTTCATGCTTCTATCTTTTTGGAAACCCTTTCTATCATTTCTTTTATTTGTTCTTC of Nonlabens sp. Ci31 contains these proteins:
- a CDS encoding bifunctional 3-deoxy-7-phosphoheptulonate synthase/chorismate mutase type II — encoded protein: MENKKEFRNWLDAHQLEHPIVIAGPCSAETEDQVLKIAHELKDTDVTYLRAGIWKPRTRPGNFEGVGAIGLKWLQKAKAETGLLTATEVANRAHVELALEHDIDLLWIGARSTVSPFIVQEIADALKGTDKVVLVKNPVNPDLALWIGAVERLHTANIKRLGVIHRGFSTYSKSKYRNNPEWQIAVDFQTQYPDIPLICDPSHITGKRDMILEVSQTALDLNFDGLMIETHYDPDNAWSDAAQQVTPTALMQIFKDLRIRKEQDDEAGYQSKLGVLRAQIDIIDNSIIESLGKRMKTADAIGVLKKERNVAVLQSKRWNEILGKMILAGEEHGLSEEFILRVFKAVHQESIIHQEKVINN
- a CDS encoding prephenate dehydrogenase, coding for MKNIFLIGTGLIGGSMLKDLRRHYPEAVLYGIDKVELHLQKAKENKIIDQVATLEDLKIADLVIVSIPVDATLKVLPQVLDVIPEHALVIDVGSTKEAICDGVATHKNRRQFLAAHPIAGTEFSGPDAAISNLFVKKTIIVCEVEKTSFKLQEIAKLVFDQLGMRVRYMTPGAHDRHIAYVSHLSHISSFMLGKTVIQEEKNERDIFDLAGSGFESTVRLAKSSPAMWTPIFAQNKEHVLASLDGYIENLSRFRESVKNNDHKAIFNDMEQTNRIKTILKGIENGK